A stretch of the Kroppenstedtia eburnea genome encodes the following:
- the mutS gene encoding DNA mismatch repair protein MutS — protein sequence MAKYTPMIQQYLSIKADHPDAFLFFRLGDFYEMFFEDARKAAEELEITLTSRDGGGERIPMCGVPFHSVDVYISRLIGKGYKVAICEQVEDPATAKGVVRREVVRVITPGTVMEEKMLTERENNFLAALTRQREHYALAAADLSTGEFYVTDVAGDGARVIDELAAYQPKEVLLAPCLGKETSLLEELRLRLGAVITVTGEDELQSPEERSRMLGEHFPEDREQLTTPIQEEVACLLLSYLQRTQKRGLSHMNRIRRYDAEQFMVLDVSARQTLELTRSLREGRKEGTLYGLLDRTATAMGSRLLKKWLDKPLLDLNEIRRRQEEIQALTDHLILLEEIREQLKGVYDLERLCARIAYGSANGRDLISLRRSLEKIPDLKRCLSETNASALVSVAEGLDPLREVVELTAKSIADEAPVSVREGNLIKDGYDEELDRLREVQRDGRGWITRLEQREREATGIRSLKVGFNKVFGYYIEVTKANLRHLPEGRYQRKQTLANAERFVTPELKERERLILEAEEKSVELEYQLFTRVRERVAEEIPRIQMLADRVARLDALHSLAAVSGKYGYVRPDVNREGRIRITGGRHPVVEAATREGEFVPNDTRMDQEEHQLLLITGPNMAGKSTYMRQVALITLMAQIGCFVPAQRAEIGIVDRIFTRIGAADDLVGGRSTFMVEMDETRLALAQATSRSLILLDEVGRGTSTYDGMALAHAIVEYIHDHVGAKTLFSTHYHELTHLEADLPRVVNLHARCVEKEGEVVFLHRMEPGGADRSYGIHVAQLAGMPAEVIRRARSLLETLEGRLETAGTRQPDLFSFVESTAQPAGSPEEEEALKALKEWDLLNRTPMETIQFIFDLQRKLKSKGAGVDG from the coding sequence GTGGCCAAGTATACTCCGATGATTCAACAATACCTTTCAATCAAGGCGGATCATCCTGATGCCTTTTTATTTTTTCGTTTAGGCGATTTTTATGAAATGTTTTTTGAGGATGCCCGCAAGGCAGCGGAAGAGCTGGAAATCACCCTCACCTCCAGGGACGGCGGAGGCGAGAGAATTCCCATGTGCGGGGTTCCTTTTCATTCCGTGGATGTCTATATCAGCCGTTTGATCGGCAAGGGTTACAAAGTGGCCATCTGTGAGCAGGTGGAAGATCCCGCCACGGCCAAGGGAGTGGTCCGGCGGGAAGTGGTCCGGGTGATCACCCCGGGCACAGTGATGGAAGAGAAGATGCTCACTGAGCGGGAGAACAACTTTCTGGCGGCCCTGACCCGTCAGCGCGAGCATTATGCGCTGGCGGCGGCGGATTTGTCCACGGGGGAGTTTTATGTGACGGATGTTGCCGGCGATGGAGCCCGTGTGATCGATGAACTGGCGGCATATCAACCGAAGGAAGTGCTGCTGGCTCCCTGTTTGGGGAAAGAAACGTCTCTTTTGGAAGAACTGCGCCTCCGCCTCGGGGCTGTGATCACCGTGACGGGAGAGGACGAACTGCAGTCCCCGGAGGAGAGGTCCAGGATGCTGGGCGAGCACTTTCCCGAGGATCGGGAGCAGCTCACCACCCCGATCCAAGAGGAGGTGGCCTGCCTGCTCCTTTCCTATTTGCAGCGGACCCAGAAGCGGGGACTTTCCCATATGAACCGGATCCGCCGTTATGATGCCGAGCAGTTTATGGTGCTGGATGTTTCTGCGCGCCAGACGCTGGAGTTGACCCGATCTTTGCGGGAAGGCAGAAAAGAGGGGACTCTGTACGGCTTGTTGGACCGGACTGCGACGGCGATGGGAAGCCGGTTGTTAAAAAAATGGCTGGACAAGCCTTTGTTGGATTTGAATGAGATCAGACGGCGTCAGGAAGAGATTCAGGCGTTGACGGACCACTTGATCCTGTTGGAGGAGATCCGTGAGCAACTCAAAGGGGTTTATGATCTGGAACGGCTGTGTGCCCGGATTGCCTATGGATCGGCCAACGGACGGGATCTCATCTCCCTGCGGCGTTCTCTGGAAAAAATCCCTGATCTGAAGCGTTGTTTGTCCGAAACAAATGCCAGTGCCCTGGTCTCTGTCGCTGAAGGGTTGGATCCTTTGCGGGAGGTGGTGGAGCTTACCGCGAAATCCATTGCGGATGAGGCTCCGGTATCGGTCCGGGAGGGGAACCTGATCAAAGACGGGTACGATGAAGAACTGGATCGCCTCCGTGAAGTGCAGCGGGACGGCAGGGGCTGGATCACCCGCCTGGAACAGCGGGAGCGGGAAGCGACCGGGATTCGCTCCCTCAAGGTGGGCTTCAATAAGGTGTTTGGCTATTATATCGAGGTGACCAAAGCCAATCTGCGCCACCTTCCCGAAGGACGATACCAGCGCAAGCAAACCCTGGCCAATGCGGAACGCTTTGTCACTCCCGAGTTGAAGGAGCGGGAGCGGTTGATTCTGGAGGCGGAAGAAAAATCAGTGGAGCTGGAGTATCAACTGTTTACCCGGGTCAGGGAACGGGTGGCGGAGGAGATCCCGCGGATTCAGATGCTGGCGGATCGGGTGGCCCGTCTGGATGCACTTCATTCCTTGGCAGCGGTGTCCGGAAAATACGGATATGTCCGCCCCGACGTCAACCGGGAAGGGCGGATCCGGATCACGGGGGGGCGTCATCCGGTGGTGGAAGCGGCGACGAGGGAAGGAGAGTTTGTCCCCAATGACACCCGGATGGATCAAGAGGAACATCAGCTGTTGCTGATCACCGGCCCCAACATGGCCGGCAAGAGTACATATATGCGTCAAGTGGCCCTGATCACGCTGATGGCGCAGATCGGCTGCTTTGTACCGGCACAACGGGCGGAGATCGGGATTGTCGATCGCATTTTCACCCGGATCGGTGCTGCGGATGATTTGGTCGGCGGTCGCAGCACTTTTATGGTGGAGATGGATGAGACCCGCTTGGCTCTGGCCCAGGCGACTTCCCGCAGTCTGATCCTGTTGGATGAGGTGGGACGTGGAACTTCCACCTATGATGGCATGGCCCTGGCTCACGCCATCGTGGAATACATTCACGATCACGTGGGAGCGAAGACCCTGTTTTCCACCCATTATCATGAGTTGACGCACTTGGAGGCGGATTTGCCCCGTGTGGTGAATCTTCACGCCCGCTGTGTGGAAAAAGAGGGTGAGGTGGTCTTCTTGCACCGGATGGAGCCGGGGGGAGCCGATCGCAGTTACGGGATCCATGTGGCCCAGCTGGCCGGAATGCCCGCCGAGGTGATCCGCCGGGCGCGGAGCCTGCTGGAAACCCTGGAAGGTCGCTTGGAAACGGCGGGAACCCGTCAGCCGGATCTTTTCTCCTTCGTGGAGTCCACGGCGCAACCGGCTGGGTCCCCGGAGGAAGAGGAAGCCTTGAAGGCTCTCAAGGAGTGGGATCTTCTCAATCGGACTCCCATGGAAACGATCCAGTTCATCTTTGACCTGCAGCGGAAACTGAAGTCGAAGGGGGCGGGGGTCGATGGGTGA
- a CDS encoding RicAFT regulatory complex protein RicA family protein translates to MKQPNPDHPILVHASSLGRRLSETEEIRRFRLAEEQINRSSRVQGLIEEIKRKQKELVHAKHYQKPEYTRRLEQELDRLQLEMDQLPIVREYQQSQVEMNDLLQTLTKALAGAVSEKLNVDVGGDVGGGCGSGGPCGCR, encoded by the coding sequence ATGAAACAGCCAAATCCGGATCACCCGATTCTGGTTCATGCATCCAGCCTGGGCCGTCGCTTGTCGGAGACAGAGGAGATCCGCCGCTTCCGTCTGGCTGAGGAGCAGATCAATCGGAGCAGCCGGGTCCAGGGACTGATCGAGGAGATCAAGCGGAAGCAAAAAGAGCTGGTCCACGCGAAACACTATCAAAAGCCGGAGTACACCCGGCGGTTGGAACAAGAACTGGATCGTTTACAGTTGGAGATGGATCAACTGCCCATCGTCAGGGAGTATCAGCAATCCCAAGTGGAGATGAATGATCTTCTCCAGACACTGACAAAGGCTTTGGCGGGGGCTGTTTCGGAAAAATTGAATGTGGATGTCGGCGGTGATGTCGGCGGTGGTTGCGGCAGCGGGGGGCCCTGCGGCTGCCGGTGA
- a CDS encoding putative amidoligase domain-containing protein, whose protein sequence is MEPHLLPINQTDEGGFRNRLVTQENTLAPSLYLHSSLRGAYTEQMIILNDVNAVERAGDSDYRVAFLQLHGIRTVKGRTRLLKRYIVAVFQTQVLVMYCSNGPMAWLAGGRSKKKETFRRVNPQENSREVRRVKNLSVRALYAMGLDYGVVKIGILPGNMVTVLDINPSPQLNQEMTRSFTDAILQYSRKLPGMVTKLDQVVLGADPEFILRKPGGDLAMASDYFPRYGRVGCDAIWHGEDRSAKPLVEVRPRPTPEPRELVIRIYRGLIQAARRIKDGRIQWLAGALPHPGFPLGGHIHFSGVNLNFKLLRALDHYLALPLMLAEDPKGARRRPKYGYLGDFRPQFHGGFEYRTLPSWLVSPTLTKGVISAAKLVAARYPLLRADDLNSYVVQKAYYRGDKDELREIVRNLWDELRSVDGYHRYSRYLDPFYQMIESGKRWNEEKDIRPLWKLPIHKS, encoded by the coding sequence ATGGAACCGCACTTGCTCCCGATCAACCAGACGGACGAAGGGGGATTCCGGAACCGGCTGGTCACCCAGGAAAACACTCTTGCTCCTTCGCTCTACTTACACTCGTCTTTGCGCGGTGCTTATACGGAACAGATGATTATTTTGAATGATGTCAATGCGGTGGAACGTGCCGGTGACTCCGATTATCGAGTTGCTTTTTTGCAGTTGCACGGGATCAGAACGGTGAAAGGAAGGACCCGACTGCTCAAACGATATATCGTGGCTGTTTTTCAGACCCAAGTGTTGGTGATGTATTGTTCCAACGGGCCGATGGCATGGCTTGCGGGAGGGCGGTCGAAAAAGAAGGAGACATTTCGCAGGGTGAATCCACAGGAGAACTCACGGGAAGTCCGGCGCGTAAAAAATCTGTCTGTTCGGGCCTTGTATGCCATGGGGTTGGACTATGGCGTCGTTAAGATCGGCATCTTGCCGGGAAACATGGTGACGGTTTTGGATATAAACCCCAGCCCTCAGCTGAATCAAGAGATGACGCGATCTTTTACCGATGCCATCCTTCAATACAGCCGAAAACTTCCCGGGATGGTGACTAAGCTGGATCAGGTGGTTCTTGGAGCGGATCCGGAATTTATCCTGCGCAAACCGGGTGGGGACCTGGCGATGGCCTCCGACTATTTTCCCCGTTATGGCCGGGTGGGCTGTGATGCGATCTGGCATGGGGAGGATCGGTCCGCGAAGCCCTTGGTGGAGGTTCGTCCCCGACCCACTCCGGAACCGCGGGAGTTGGTGATTCGGATTTACAGGGGGTTGATTCAGGCGGCCCGGCGGATCAAGGATGGCCGCATCCAGTGGCTGGCAGGGGCTCTTCCCCATCCAGGTTTCCCCTTGGGAGGTCATATACATTTCAGTGGAGTGAATCTCAACTTTAAACTGTTGCGTGCCTTGGATCATTATCTGGCGCTGCCCTTGATGCTGGCGGAGGATCCGAAGGGAGCCCGTCGCCGTCCCAAATACGGATACCTGGGGGATTTTCGCCCCCAATTCCATGGCGGCTTTGAGTACCGAACCCTGCCCAGTTGGCTGGTTTCCCCCACTCTGACCAAAGGGGTCATCTCTGCGGCCAAACTGGTGGCTGCCCGTTATCCGCTGTTGCGGGCCGATGATCTGAACAGTTATGTCGTTCAAAAAGCGTACTACCGGGGGGATAAGGATGAACTGCGGGAAATCGTCCGCAATCTTTGGGATGAATTGCGCAGTGTGGATGGATACCATCGTTACAGCCGCTATCTGGACCCCTTTTACCAAATGATCGAATCAGGAAAGAGATGGAACGAGGAGAAAGATATCCGGCCGCTGTGGAAGCTGCCCATTCACAAGTCCTGA
- the cotE gene encoding outer spore coat protein CotE, protein MSNTNSGMQCRQIITKAVTGKGSKFSQTTHSIQPPDHISSILGAWIINHKYDANRVGDVIEVTGSYDINLWFSFNRNTKTEVANHTVRYVEQVPLSYYDSNVREGTMEVSAVATQPPNCIEATIAGDGEVLVRVEREFYVEMVGETKVCVLVNPGGCDDWDEKGMDGSEMEEEISEGFEDLDPDLVIDDLSD, encoded by the coding sequence GTGTCAAATACAAACAGCGGAATGCAATGCCGACAAATCATCACCAAAGCGGTCACCGGCAAAGGCAGCAAGTTCTCCCAGACTACGCACTCCATCCAGCCCCCCGATCATATTTCCAGCATCTTGGGTGCCTGGATCATCAACCACAAATATGATGCCAACCGGGTGGGGGATGTCATTGAGGTCACAGGGAGCTATGATATCAACCTCTGGTTTTCCTTCAACCGGAACACCAAGACGGAAGTGGCCAATCACACGGTGCGGTATGTGGAGCAGGTTCCGCTGAGCTACTACGACAGCAATGTGCGGGAGGGAACCATGGAGGTCAGCGCAGTGGCCACTCAGCCTCCCAACTGCATCGAAGCCACCATTGCCGGTGATGGAGAGGTCCTGGTCCGGGTGGAACGGGAATTTTACGTGGAGATGGTCGGTGAAACAAAGGTTTGTGTTTTGGTTAACCCCGGTGGTTGTGACGACTGGGATGAGAAAGGTATGGACGGGTCGGAGATGGAGGAGGAAATCTCAGAGGGTTTTGAGGATCTGGATCCCGATCTGGTGATCGATGATCTGAGCGACTGA